A window from Acidimicrobiia bacterium encodes these proteins:
- a CDS encoding ribonuclease J, whose translation MPGVRIVFLGGLGEIGRNCFCLEVDGRIVVVDCGLMFPGTDMPGIDLVLPDFTYLREHADRVDGIVVTHGHEDHVGGLAYLLRDVPAPIYGSALALGLARNRIEEAGLLGRTELIPVADGERRAIGPVEAEFVPVTHSVPH comes from the coding sequence GCGAGATCGGCCGCAACTGCTTCTGCCTCGAGGTCGACGGGCGGATCGTGGTCGTCGACTGCGGGCTCATGTTCCCCGGCACCGACATGCCCGGCATCGACCTCGTCCTGCCCGACTTCACCTACCTCCGGGAGCACGCCGACCGCGTCGACGGGATCGTCGTCACCCACGGCCACGAGGACCACGTCGGCGGGCTCGCCTACCTGCTCCGCGACGTCCCCGCCCCGATCTACGGCTCCGCGCTCGCGCTGGGGCTGGCCCGCAACCGGATCGAGGAGGCCGGGCTCCTCGGCCGCACCGAGCTGATCCCCGTCGCCGACGGCGAGCGGCGCGCCATCGGGCCGGTCGAGGCGGAGTTCGTCCCCGTCACCCACTCGGTGCCGCAC